Genomic DNA from Fibrobacter sp. UWB10:
TCAGGATATCGCGAATACCCGCAAGCATCAAAGTCGACAGCGGGTAATAAATCATGGGTTTGTCGTAAACAGGCAAAAGCTGTTTAGACGTCACCATGGTCAGCGGGTAAAGCCTGGTACCGGAGCCTCCGGCGAGAACAATTCCTTTCATTAGTATTTCCCGTACTTGTAGCCATACCCTTCGGTGCGACTGTGTTCGTATTTGTTAATAACGATAGAGGCGTGAGCCTGCGGGTTACCCTTAAGAATCTGGGCCATGCCATCCTTAATCGCTTCAATCGAATGCTTGTTGTATTCAATGACCATCACAATCTGGGCAGCAACGCGGCAAGCCAAGGCTGCGTCAGTCACCAACATAATCGGCGGCGTATCGACAATCACCAAATCATAATCATTCTTGAACTGTTCAATCAATTCTGCATAGTGCTTAGAACCAAGCAGTTCGGCCGGGTTTGCAGGCACATTGCCGCACGGCATTACATACAGGTTTTCAACTTCGGTCTTAAAGACAACTTCTTCGACCTTCACTTCGCGGAGCAGCACCTGCGAAAGACCGTTACTGCGCTTGATACCGAATTCCTTGTGGAGTCTACCCTTACGCAAGTCCGCATCAATCAGCAAGACCTTCTTGCCAAGGCCAGCAAACAGAGCTGCCAGGTTCACCGAGACAAAGCTCTTGCCCACACCCGGAATAAGGCCGCTCACGCCAACCACAGAACCACCTTCGTCCATCATCGAGAATTCCAACGAAGAACGGAGAGCACGCAACGATTCCACAGCAACGTCGTCGGGTTCCACCACAGCCAAAGGCCTTGTTCCCTTTGTTCCCTTGGGGTTGCCCTTCGGCACCTTGGCGTAAACAGTATAGCCCGTTTCCTTTTCAATGAACGAAGCGCTCTTTACGCCACTGCTAAACTTGGACTTGATCGAAACAATCGTTGCTCCGAGCAAGAATCCAAGGAACAGGGCAATGCAAAGTATCACGCGCTTCTTAGGCTTGGTCGGTTTGGTCACCTGTTCTGCAAAGTCCACAATACGCACAGAACCCACTTCGCCAGCAGACACCAGACGCAACTGCTGGATATTGTTCAAAAGCGAGGTGTACATGACCTTGGTGAGTTCCACCTGGTTCTGGAGTTTCAGCACTTCTTGCTGGGTAGCGGGGAGTTTCTTGACTTCGCTAGACGTTCCGGCAAGTTCACGCTTCAAGGCGTTTTCTTGATCTTCGAGAGTCTTGACCGTCGGGTGTTCAGAATGGAACAAGCGAATCGCTTCTTGCTTTTTCTGCTGCAGCGACAAAATATCCTGTTGCAACTTCATGCGGCGTTGCAGCACCAACTGCGTTTCGGCATTAATGTCGACAGAGCCCACCTGATTGCGGTAAGTATTGAGATTCAACAGCGAAGAATCCATCTGGGCCTTGACATCCGGCAACTGCTTTTCAAGGAATTCCAACGTTTTCTGAGCTTCGGCATTGCGTTCTTCCACATTCTGGCGCAAGTAAGAAGAAGCAACCTCATTCAAGATTTCCACGCCGCGGTCTGGATAAATATCCTGGTACGAAAATTCAAGAATTCCGGTCTTTTTACCTTTTTCCTTGACATCGAATGCGGAACGGAACTTGGCGATTGCATCGAGACGCTTAAACTTGGATATTGCAAAGCGCTGTCCTTCACGCACATCAGCCTTGAAAATGCCAAACGTAGCCGAATCACCCGCATAGACAAAGTGATACGTCTGACCAACCGTACCAGAAAGCACCAGGCTATCCTTATAGTCATAAAGGTCAAAATTGCCCAAAGAATCCTTCGTTTCAAGAATCCAAGGTTCTTCGCGCAAATCGGCCGGCAAGCGTTCCTTGTTATAGCTAAAGTTCATCAAGTCGACACGGCCTTCCTTATGCAGCAAGCGGTCCAACTTGTTCAACGGTTCGGCAACCAAGTCCAAACGCATCTTTTCTACAGCAGAACCCATCACCTGACGGCTCTTGATGAGTTCCATTTCCGTTTCGGCAGGGCTGCTCGTTGCGAACAGATTTCCAAGACCACCAACCAGGCCCGCGCTCTTGTTGCTCTTCGATTCAATCTGCAGCAAGGCATCAACCTGATAAACAGGCCTAATCCACATGGCAACAAACACGCCGACAAACGCCGCAAGGAGAATGCTGGGCACCATAATCGCCCAATTCTTCGCAAGTTCCTTTAAATATTCACCGACATCGGTTTCTTCTTTTTTCTTTGTTGCCATAACTGGTTTCCTTCAAACTCAATACAAGGCAAAATTTAGCAAAACCGAACTATTTTCAAAAAGCTATCTTTGGCATTATGAGTGAAAACACCCGCAAAACATTGAAAGACTTCTTGCCCCAAACCCCTTTTAACGCTGGCGAAGGCGCCGAAACCATATTGGAATCGTTTATGGAATGGGCTGAGTCTCGCGGGACATCACTCTACCCCGCTCAAGAAGAAGCCATCTTGGAGCTTTTGGACGGCAAGAACGTCATTCTCAATACGCCCACGGGTTCCGGAAAATCGATGGTCGCCTTGGCCCTCCATTTCGACAGTTTGGCCCACGGCAGGCGTAGCGTTTACACTTGCCCCATCAAGGCCCTGGTCAACGAAAAATGGATGGCACTCAGCAAAGAATTCGGCGCCGAGAATGTAGGGCTCTCGACAGGAGATGCGACCGTCAACCATGACGCTCCTATCCTTTGTTGTACCGCAGAAATCTTAAGTAACATGGCGCTAAGTGAAGGCGGAATGCTCACGATTACCGACGTGGTCATGGACGAATTCCATTACTATTCCGACAAGGAACGCGGTGTCGCTTGGCAAGTACCGCTGTTGACCCTTCCGCAGGCACGATTCCTGCTCATGAGCGCAACCGTCGGCGCTACCGAATTTTTCGAACGCGACATGACAAAACATACGGGCCGCGAATCCGTCACGGTGCGTTCCAGCCAAAGGCCCGTACCGCTCGATTTCAGCTACAGCACCACAGAAATTTCGACGGCTGTACAAAAACTTGTAAACGACGGCAAGGCCCCCGTTTACGTAGTACACTTTACGCAGGCACAAGCCGCCATGAACGCCCAAAACTTCATGAGTTTGGACCTGTGCAATAAAGAAGAAAAGCAAGCCATTAACGAAGCAATCAAAGAAGTCCGATTCAGCAGTCCCTACGGCCCCGAAGTCAAACGCTGGCTCAAGCAGGGCATCGGTTTGCACCACGCCGGACTTTTGCCCAAGTACCGCATTCTCTGCGAAAAACTCGCCCAAAAAGGGTTGCTCAAAGTCATTTGCGGCACCGACACGCTTGGCGTGGGCGTAAACGTTCCGATTCGAACGGTTCTTTTCACACAACTTTGCAAGTACAGCGGCGACAAAACGGCGATTCTGACCGCCCGTGATTTTCACCAGATTGCAGGCCGCGCGGGCCGCAAGGGTTTCGATGACATCGGCTATGTGGTCGCGCAGGCGCCCGAACACGTGATTGAAAATCTAAAACTCGAAGCCAAGACCAAAACGACTGGCAAAAAATTCCAGAAAAAGAAACCGCCTGAACACGGCTACGTTCCTTTTGACGAAAGCACCTTCAAGCGTTTGATTGCCGCATCGCCAGAACCGCTGACTTCTAGTTTCCAGGTGAGCCACGGAATGCTCTTGAACATTCTGAGCCGCCCTACCGATGGTTGCCTTGCCATGCGCAACCTGCTCAAGGATTGCCACGAAAGCGCCGCCAGCAAAAAGCAATTGCAGCACCGCGCCTTCCAACTCTTCAAGAGCCTCGTCAAAAAGAATATCATCGAATTTATTACACCAATTGCGCCCGGCTACAGTAAGCTCCGCGTGAATATGGACTTGCAAGACGACTTTTCAATGAACCAGCCGCTTTCGCTGTATTTGGTCGATACCTTGCCCAAATTGGACCGCGAAAGCCCGGAATACGCCCTCGACGTGATTACTTTATGCGAAAGCATCGTCGAAAATCCAGACGCCATCTTGCGCATTCAGCAGAATAAGGCGCGCAACGCCAAACTCGACGAACTCAAAGCGCAAGGCATGGAATTTAACCAGCGCATGGAAGAACTCGAAAAAGTCGAGTACCCCAAGCCGCTCCGCGATTTCATTTACGACACGTACAATGCCTTCGCCGAAGAACACCCCTGGGTCGATGTGAATATTGAGCCCAAGAGCATTGTGCGCGAAATGTTCGAAAACTTCAGCACCTTCAGCGGGTACGTCAAACAATACGGCCTGCAACGCATGGAAGCCATTTTGCTTAGACACTTGAATAGCGTTTACAAGGTGCTTTCGCAGACCGTTCCCGACGGCTACAAGAACGAAGAACTCCTCGACATGCAAGATTATCTCGGCGACATGATTCGCCGCACCGACTCAAGCTTGCTCGAAGAATGGGAAAAGATGGCCCACCCCGAAGACTACCAGAAACGCATGGAAGCCGCAGGCGCCACGGAACTCGAAACCGCCTTCGGGGCCGACAAGGTGGCCGCCGACATTACCTACGACAAGAAGCGCTTTATTGTCATGGTACGCCAGCGCATATTCCAGCTTATGTCAGCACTCCAGAAACAAGCCTATGGCGATGTGCTCGATATGCTCGCCGACGACCTCGCCGAAGGCCAAATGCTCGTGGACGGCGAAGGCAAGCCCTGGACCGAATCGATGCTCATGGAAATCATGGCCGCCTACACCGCAGAACATCACAAGTTCCGCCTCGATGTCGAAGGCCGCTCGCTACACCATACGATTATCACCTACGAAGGCGAAATCATGCACGTTCAGCAAATGCTGCAAGACGAAGAAGATTTCAACGACTGGAGCATCGATTTCGACGTGAATCTTGCCGAATGCCGCGACGCCGGCATGCCGCTCCTCAAAATGACTCGCATCGGCGAGGTTTAGCAAAAACGCACCCCCGAAGGGGTGCGCTAATCATTCCAAGGAGCTAGGTGATGATTAATCTTTTTTTCCTGGTTTCAGCGTATACACATATTCCATGTGGTTTCCAAAAACCATATACTTTGCATCGGCATAAACACCTTCATTCTTGAGCTTAAACGCAGCTCGTGTCATACAGGAACAACTTTCGCCCGGATCTAATTTCACGGAATCTAGTTTCGTCATTTCGGGCTTTACGTACAGTGTATCGCCCGAAGGGAACACATTAGCACTTGCAACTTTTTCATCGCAATTAAACCCCTTTTCAAAAACCAATACGACATCATCTCCGTCATAATGCGTTCTTGCAAACGGCGCACCTACCCCATTAGAATCCCTTTCCGAAAAATCATTCCAGGCGTCTACATAGAGATACTTGTTACTCAAGAGATCTTCATTTTCATCGAGCATTGCATCGCAATGACCTATCACATCCGTCACTTCTTGATGCGGCTCCGATTCATCAAATTCCGGTGCATCGGGAATAAAGGGGACTTCGATTTCGGGCCTTACAGGCGCAGGTTCAGAAGTCACTGCAAAAACTTCACCAGAATATTTGAAATACTTGGCATCGGCATCGCTTGACTTAATACTGAACAGGTGATCCTTGATGCACATGCAGCTTGTCACGGCGGCATCTTCCAGATTGAACCAGATTTCCAAGGTATCGCCCAATCGCTTAGACTTGAAATCGGCCATAATGCCGCAGTAATCATTCAATTCAGGAACCAAGATTTGATTGTTTCCCGTTGAATCTTCAACTAGGTACGCTTTATCCAATTCATCGGAGCCCGCTTTTTTGTATAAAACGCCCAAGCCGTTATCAAGGCATTGGCCCAACATCAGTTCGACTTTATTGGACCCTGCCGAAGCATGATTACCGTTAGAATTCGACGAAGAATCATCGCTACACGCCAAGAGCGCAAGCGAAAGCGCGGCACAACAAACCCAAACTTTTTTCATAAAAGCCTCCTAAGACGCCTTTCAATATAAATTAATCCACTACTCTGCACAAGGGACTTTACAGTTTTTGCAATATCCAGTGTTTTTCGTCACGGGAAACAGGCAAATCTGTAATTACTGTTTTCAAAAAATATTTTTTTGCTTATTTAGCCGTTAGAACAGGTTATTCCCGGCTAAGCAAGGGCGAACAGGGTGGGAAATATCCCAAATTTTTCTATTTTTGCACCCGCAAAAATTTAAAAGGACTCCACTATGAACTACAATCCTTTAGCACAGGCTCTCAACGCCGAACTTTCAACCAACGGCTGCAAAGTTCTCGACATGCTCTCTGAACAGGGCAAGGCAATCTTCTTCCCCCGCAAGGGTATCCTCGGCCAGGGTGCCGAAGCCAAGGGCTCCGAAATCAACGCTACGATCGGTACCGCCCTCGAAGACGATGGCAGCCCGTTGGTGCTGGATTGCGTTCTCAAGTCCCTGAACCTCCCCAAGACTTCTTTCCTGTATGCCCCGAGCTTCGGTAACCCGGACCTCCGCAAGGCCTGGAAGGAACAGGTCATCATCAAGAACCCGACCCTCAAGCAGAAGAACTTCAGCAACCCGGTCGTGACCTGCGCCCTCACCCACGCCATCAGCTGCGCCGGCTACATGTTCCTCGACGCTGGCGACGAAGTGATCATTCCGGACCTGTACTGGGACAACTACGAACTCGTGTTCGAAAACGCCCGCGGCGCCAAGATCAAGACCTTTAACACCTTCAAGAACGGCGGCTTCGACACTGAAGCCCTCAAGGCCGCTCTCGAAGCCAGCAAGGGCGACAAGAAGGTCGTTCTCCTGAACTTCCCAAACAACCCGACCGGTTACACCGCTACTGAAAAGGAAGCCGTCGAAATCGCCAAGATCCTCACCGAATGCGCCGCCAAGGGCAACAAGGTGGTGGCCCTCCTCGACGACGCTTACTTCGGACTGGTGTACGAAGAAGGCGTGACCAAGGAATCCCTTTTCGTGAAGCTCGTTGACGCTCACGAAAACCTCCTCGCCGTCAAGCTCGACGGTCCGACCAAGGAAGACTACGTATGGGGATTCCGCGTGGGCTTCATGAGTTTCGGCTTCAAGGGTGCAAGCGAAGCACAGCTCAAGGCTCTCGAAGACAAAGCCGCCGGTACCGTCCGTGGCAACATCTCCAACGCCCCGAGCATCAGCCAGAAGATCCTGCTCGCCGCTTACCAGAGCGAAGAATACGCCAAGCAGAAGGCTGAAAAGTACGCTACCCTCAAGAAGCGCTACGACATCATCAAGGAAGTCTTGGCCGCCCATCCGGAATACAAGGACGCCTTTGACCCGATGCCGTGCAACAGCGGTTACTTTATGTGCATCAAGCCGAAGGGCGTTGACGCAGAACAGCTCCGCGAAAAGCTCATCAAGGACTACAGCACCGGTACGATCACGCTTTCCGGCCTGATTCGCCTCGCATTCTCTGCCGTGCCGACCGAAAAGCTTCCCAAGCTGTTCGACAATATCTATAATTGCATTTTGAAGATGAAGTAAGGTACGGGAACCCGTACCTCCTGGAGGAATAATGTCCGACAACGCCATTTTAAGTTACAACGGAAAGAGCATCGAGCTCCCTGTTGTTGAAGGTGCTGAAAACGAACACGGTCTCGACATCTGCAAACTCCGCAAGGAAACCGGCCTGGTGACCTTGGATTACGGCTACCTGAACACTGGTAGCACCCGAAGCGCCATCACTTACGTGGACGGCGAACACGGAATCCTGCGTTATCGCGGCTACAGTATCGAAGACCTAGCCGAAAAGGCAACCTTCCCCGAAACCGCTTGGCTTCTGATTTACGGCGAACTGCCGACTCAGCAGCAGCTGGCGCGTTTCCGCACGTTGTTGACCGAGAACTCGCTCCTCCACGAAAACCTTCTGCACTTCTTTAGGCAGATGCCGCCGAGTGCCCACCCCATGGGCATTCTGAGCTCCATCGTGAACGCCATCGGTCTGTTTACGCCGCGTTTCTACGACGACGAAAACATCGCCGACGTGTTCGACCTGACGACCGCAAGCCTGATTTCGAAGATCCGCACGATTGCCGCCTTCTCTTACAAGGCAAGCATCGGCGAACCGTTCGTGTACCCCGAAGCAGAACGCAGCTACTGCAGCAACTTCTTGAACATGATGTTCAGCAGTAAGGCCCGTTCTTACCACCCCGATCCGATTATGGAAAAGGCACTGAACACGCTTCTGATTGTACACGCCGACCACGAACAGAACTGCTCTACGTCTACGGTGCGTATGGTGGGTAGCTCTCACGCTAACTTGTACGCAAGTATCTGTGCAGGCATTTGCGCCCTGTGGGGCCCGCTCCATGGCGGTGCAAACCAGGCCGTGCTCGAAACGCTTCTCCGCATTCAGCAGAGCGGCATGACCATCGAACAGGTCATGGCAAAGGCCAAGGACAAGAACGATCCGTTCCGCCTTTCCGGCTTCGGTCACCGCGTGTACAAGAGCTACGACCCGCGCGCCAAAGTGCTCAAGAAGCTCATGTACCAGGTATTCGAACGTGAACATTTCCACGATCCGCTGCTGGACATTGCGCTCAAGCTCGAAGAAGCTGCACTCAAGGACGACTACTTTGTCGAACGCAAGCTCTACCCGAACGTGGACTTCTACTCGGGCATTCTCTACCGTGCCATGGGCATTCCGACGAACATGCTCACCGTGATGTTCGCTATCGGCCGCTTGCCCGGCTGGATTGCCCACTGGAAGGAAATGCACGACGATCCGAATTCCAAGATTAACCGTCCGCGCCAGATTTACACGGGCCACACGGCTCGCGCCTGGGTCGACCGCGATAAACGCTAATTATCAAAGAAGCAATTAAAAAGCCGTCGGATTTGTTCCGGCGGCTTTTTTCGCTATAAGATTATTTGGTGCGATCAATGACTTTCGGACGACCGCTCTGCAGTTTCATCAGCAAGTCGGCAACCTCGTTCCAATGATCCAACACCACCTTACCAATGGCCGGATCGTACATCACGCCCAAGTTCTTCTCGATTTCCTGGCGACAGTAATCCAGCGACAAGGCATCGCGGTAAACACGTTTACTCGTCATTGCATCAACAGAGTCTGCGATAGCGATGATACGGGCTCCAATAGGAATATCTTCACCCTTCAAGCCTTCCGGATAACCGCGACCATCGTAACGTTCATGGTGATGCAACACAATCTGCACCAATTCATGGGTGTAGTTGGACTGCATCAAAATCTTGGCACCAATCACCGGATGCTGCTTAATAATCGAGAATTCATCATCCGTAAGCTTACCGGGCTTGCCGAGCACGTTATCGCTAATGCCCATCTTACCAATATCATGCAAATGTGCAGCATGGGTAATCAGCGAAACAGAACCTTCCGAAAGGCCCAGCAACCTAGCAATCTGTTCTGAGAAAGCCTTCACACGATCGGAGTGATGCGCCGTATAAGAATCCTTTGCTTCTTCCACCGTAATCAAGCAAGAAATCAAGTCCTTCAGGTTCTGGTTTTCGTTGTTTTCCACCGGCTTGTGGTAACGCACCTTGTCGCGGTACATATTCAAGTCAGCTTCCATTTTCCAGTCACTAATAGACTTGCGAATGCCCGAATCACTGCGCAAACGGCTTTCGCCCACCGCAATAGACAAGTGATACAAAGCGCCCTTGTTGTATTCTTCAATGCACTTTTTCAAGTTGCTATACAGCACAAACAGAGAATCCAGCGGAGCATGTGTCACCACGGCAAATTCGTCACCACCGATTCTAAAGCAGTTTCCGGCCGCGCCGTAAGCATTCTTAATCGCTTCGCCCGCAGCCACAATCAAGGCATCACCCGCCTGGTGACCGAAGGTGTCGTTTGCGTACTTCAAGCCGTTCACATCCATCAGCACCATAGTCCAAGTGCCCGAAGCATCGGCGTCCTCTTGGCTAATCTTCCTCAGGATTTCATCAAAAGCAAGCCTGTTTTCAAGCCCCGTCAACGAATCCGTTGTCGCGACATCTTGCAGGTGTTCGTTCATCACACGAAGCTTGCTGTTAATCTGCTCCAATTCGAACGAAGTTTCGCGAATGAACGTTGCCATACGGGCCGCAAGCGGAAGCCTCGTCGACATACCTTCTTGAATATCTTCAACCTTGACATGTTCTTGCTTTACCGCAGGACCTTCACGCATCGAGGCAAATACAAGCGTAATGTTGTGCTGGTTCAAATGACCCTTTTCACGCAAGAATTCACCATGCGAGAAAAATCCGGTACTAGAAGCCAAGCCCTTGAACGGAGAAATTTCGTAAGTCGGTTCACGCTGCGACCAGAAAGCCTTTCGAGCCGCACAAGAGAAAATATGCTGAACTTCAGGCGCAAACTTTACGCACTTTTCGCTTTCTTCCTTAATGCGTTGCACAATCAGCTGCGGTTCACCATACGACAAGCGCACAATAGAGCCTTCGTCAATATCAGACGACATCGTTAGCGAACCATCCGGGTTACTAGCACCCGCCGCACGCACAATCGAAACCCCGTTATGTTCATAAAGCATCGGGAATTCAAGCGCGTTATAGAAGAAGTTCTTGTCATTCTTAATATTCAAGTACTTATTGTAGACTTCGTATGCCGGAACACCACCCAATTCATAAAGAATGTTGCCCTCGGAACGCGTCACGTGGAAATTACGGCCAATCGGTTTCCAGCCGCTAATCTTACGGGAATCCACATGCAAGTCCGCACCACCATAAAAAACAACCAACAGGCCCGATTTAGAGAACCCACCCACCGACGAAAACACGCAGGAATTCGGGCTCGTAATATCAGGCGAACAGACAATACCACCGAAAACCTGGATATCAGGAGCTAAAGCGTCAAGCCCCTCGCAAAGAGCCGTAGTCGAGAACGGTGAAATGCAGTGGTAAATTTCGACCGCCTTCACCCACGGATTGCGGTCCGCCTCTTTTACGATTTCATTCGCAATGCCGCCAACCGATTCCTTAGAAAAGTCATACTGGAAAACCCGGAACTTGCTCGCCGGCTTTTCGAAAATAATTGCAGACACCGAAATATCGACCGTCTGTTCGCAATCAACAATATTTCCGCTAGTGGAATTGCCAAACCAAGGGACATCGGGGAACACCCGTTCAATAACATCCCAGATCAGCTTCAGCTTTTCGGGATCCAATATGGCCGTGTGGATTTGGAAGCACATGAGAGGATTCCCATGTTCCTTGTACCACTTGCTAAACAGGAAAAGTTCATTTTCGAACTCCACCGCATTTTTATAGGCGAAAATTTTGTTCTTCATATTTTCCCTTCTTAAGGACAATAGATGACTTTAATATATATAAGAAAATAGGGGTGTTGCAACAGCTCCCCCTTCAAAAAGCCCCCAAAAATCGCCTATAAATTAGTCCAAATTGGAATAATTGGGGGTTAGAAATAGATAAAGGGAGCCTCGCGGCTCCCTATTTTTTGCAGCTATTCACGCAAACCACTAGATGAATATTTGAAATTGAGTGTTTTAGAGGCTCTATTATGATAGTAGAAGTACCTAGAATAAGAATACCTACCGCCAACATAAACAACAACTCTCACTTTAGAGCGATCCTTGATATTTTTCGTTGACAAATCAATCGTAGCAGAACCGTTTCGCGCCAACGAGCCATACGTCCATGTAGATGTAGATCCCGTATCCGGATCCTGATATTGTACCCTTACAGACACAGAACTGCTATAATTGTTGGTTACTTTTACGTTATGAGTCGGTTCTTCTGACACCAAATTTGTAGATCCATAGCTCAACGACGGTCCGTCATAGTAGCAAATGTCATCAAAAAGACGTTTAAACTCGTTAATTTCCAACAGGAAAACGCCATTAGATTTATACGGATCATCATTACCACTAACACCCCTATAAATATCGTATCGGCCACGATAGGTATCCATGATATTATACCCGAAATTATACCCCCAACATCCATGATAAACTTTAGGATTGTTTTTGAGAGTCAGAGGATTATATCCATGCGGGTTACGAAGAACGACATACT
This window encodes:
- a CDS encoding polysaccharide biosynthesis tyrosine autokinase, whose protein sequence is MATKKKEETDVGEYLKELAKNWAIMVPSILLAAFVGVFVAMWIRPVYQVDALLQIESKSNKSAGLVGGLGNLFATSSPAETEMELIKSRQVMGSAVEKMRLDLVAEPLNKLDRLLHKEGRVDLMNFSYNKERLPADLREEPWILETKDSLGNFDLYDYKDSLVLSGTVGQTYHFVYAGDSATFGIFKADVREGQRFAISKFKRLDAIAKFRSAFDVKEKGKKTGILEFSYQDIYPDRGVEILNEVASSYLRQNVEERNAEAQKTLEFLEKQLPDVKAQMDSSLLNLNTYRNQVGSVDINAETQLVLQRRMKLQQDILSLQQKKQEAIRLFHSEHPTVKTLEDQENALKRELAGTSSEVKKLPATQQEVLKLQNQVELTKVMYTSLLNNIQQLRLVSAGEVGSVRIVDFAEQVTKPTKPKKRVILCIALFLGFLLGATIVSIKSKFSSGVKSASFIEKETGYTVYAKVPKGNPKGTKGTRPLAVVEPDDVAVESLRALRSSLEFSMMDEGGSVVGVSGLIPGVGKSFVSVNLAALFAGLGKKVLLIDADLRKGRLHKEFGIKRSNGLSQVLLREVKVEEVVFKTEVENLYVMPCGNVPANPAELLGSKHYAELIEQFKNDYDLVIVDTPPIMLVTDAALACRVAAQIVMVIEYNKHSIEAIKDGMAQILKGNPQAHASIVINKYEHSRTEGYGYKYGKY
- a CDS encoding DEAD/DEAH box helicase, with product MSENTRKTLKDFLPQTPFNAGEGAETILESFMEWAESRGTSLYPAQEEAILELLDGKNVILNTPTGSGKSMVALALHFDSLAHGRRSVYTCPIKALVNEKWMALSKEFGAENVGLSTGDATVNHDAPILCCTAEILSNMALSEGGMLTITDVVMDEFHYYSDKERGVAWQVPLLTLPQARFLLMSATVGATEFFERDMTKHTGRESVTVRSSQRPVPLDFSYSTTEISTAVQKLVNDGKAPVYVVHFTQAQAAMNAQNFMSLDLCNKEEKQAINEAIKEVRFSSPYGPEVKRWLKQGIGLHHAGLLPKYRILCEKLAQKGLLKVICGTDTLGVGVNVPIRTVLFTQLCKYSGDKTAILTARDFHQIAGRAGRKGFDDIGYVVAQAPEHVIENLKLEAKTKTTGKKFQKKKPPEHGYVPFDESTFKRLIAASPEPLTSSFQVSHGMLLNILSRPTDGCLAMRNLLKDCHESAASKKQLQHRAFQLFKSLVKKNIIEFITPIAPGYSKLRVNMDLQDDFSMNQPLSLYLVDTLPKLDRESPEYALDVITLCESIVENPDAILRIQQNKARNAKLDELKAQGMEFNQRMEELEKVEYPKPLRDFIYDTYNAFAEEHPWVDVNIEPKSIVREMFENFSTFSGYVKQYGLQRMEAILLRHLNSVYKVLSQTVPDGYKNEELLDMQDYLGDMIRRTDSSLLEEWEKMAHPEDYQKRMEAAGATELETAFGADKVAADITYDKKRFIVMVRQRIFQLMSALQKQAYGDVLDMLADDLAEGQMLVDGEGKPWTESMLMEIMAAYTAEHHKFRLDVEGRSLHHTIITYEGEIMHVQQMLQDEEDFNDWSIDFDVNLAECRDAGMPLLKMTRIGEV
- a CDS encoding aminotransferase class I/II-fold pyridoxal phosphate-dependent enzyme, producing the protein MNYNPLAQALNAELSTNGCKVLDMLSEQGKAIFFPRKGILGQGAEAKGSEINATIGTALEDDGSPLVLDCVLKSLNLPKTSFLYAPSFGNPDLRKAWKEQVIIKNPTLKQKNFSNPVVTCALTHAISCAGYMFLDAGDEVIIPDLYWDNYELVFENARGAKIKTFNTFKNGGFDTEALKAALEASKGDKKVVLLNFPNNPTGYTATEKEAVEIAKILTECAAKGNKVVALLDDAYFGLVYEEGVTKESLFVKLVDAHENLLAVKLDGPTKEDYVWGFRVGFMSFGFKGASEAQLKALEDKAAGTVRGNISNAPSISQKILLAAYQSEEYAKQKAEKYATLKKRYDIIKEVLAAHPEYKDAFDPMPCNSGYFMCIKPKGVDAEQLREKLIKDYSTGTITLSGLIRLAFSAVPTEKLPKLFDNIYNCILKMK
- a CDS encoding citrate synthase, whose translation is MSDNAILSYNGKSIELPVVEGAENEHGLDICKLRKETGLVTLDYGYLNTGSTRSAITYVDGEHGILRYRGYSIEDLAEKATFPETAWLLIYGELPTQQQLARFRTLLTENSLLHENLLHFFRQMPPSAHPMGILSSIVNAIGLFTPRFYDDENIADVFDLTTASLISKIRTIAAFSYKASIGEPFVYPEAERSYCSNFLNMMFSSKARSYHPDPIMEKALNTLLIVHADHEQNCSTSTVRMVGSSHANLYASICAGICALWGPLHGGANQAVLETLLRIQQSGMTIEQVMAKAKDKNDPFRLSGFGHRVYKSYDPRAKVLKKLMYQVFEREHFHDPLLDIALKLEEAALKDDYFVERKLYPNVDFYSGILYRAMGIPTNMLTVMFAIGRLPGWIAHWKEMHDDPNSKINRPRQIYTGHTARAWVDRDKR
- a CDS encoding HD domain-containing phosphohydrolase; its protein translation is MKNKIFAYKNAVEFENELFLFSKWYKEHGNPLMCFQIHTAILDPEKLKLIWDVIERVFPDVPWFGNSTSGNIVDCEQTVDISVSAIIFEKPASKFRVFQYDFSKESVGGIANEIVKEADRNPWVKAVEIYHCISPFSTTALCEGLDALAPDIQVFGGIVCSPDITSPNSCVFSSVGGFSKSGLLVVFYGGADLHVDSRKISGWKPIGRNFHVTRSEGNILYELGGVPAYEVYNKYLNIKNDKNFFYNALEFPMLYEHNGVSIVRAAGASNPDGSLTMSSDIDEGSIVRLSYGEPQLIVQRIKEESEKCVKFAPEVQHIFSCAARKAFWSQREPTYEISPFKGLASSTGFFSHGEFLREKGHLNQHNITLVFASMREGPAVKQEHVKVEDIQEGMSTRLPLAARMATFIRETSFELEQINSKLRVMNEHLQDVATTDSLTGLENRLAFDEILRKISQEDADASGTWTMVLMDVNGLKYANDTFGHQAGDALIVAAGEAIKNAYGAAGNCFRIGGDEFAVVTHAPLDSLFVLYSNLKKCIEEYNKGALYHLSIAVGESRLRSDSGIRKSISDWKMEADLNMYRDKVRYHKPVENNENQNLKDLISCLITVEEAKDSYTAHHSDRVKAFSEQIARLLGLSEGSVSLITHAAHLHDIGKMGISDNVLGKPGKLTDDEFSIIKQHPVIGAKILMQSNYTHELVQIVLHHHERYDGRGYPEGLKGEDIPIGARIIAIADSVDAMTSKRVYRDALSLDYCRQEIEKNLGVMYDPAIGKVVLDHWNEVADLLMKLQSGRPKVIDRTK